Proteins encoded together in one Hylaeus volcanicus isolate JK05 chromosome 3, UHH_iyHylVolc1.0_haploid, whole genome shotgun sequence window:
- the LOC128874396 gene encoding peptidyl-tRNA hydrolase 2, mitochondrial-like yields the protein MSIFETFLENAADAKVVFTVTAIMGYCLYRIMTISNRRKLEAFEDSNDSSNNIVYTDEYDNYKLILVVRTDLKMGKGKVAAQCAHAAVAAYKAATKNSKILKAWEECGQAKITVKVDNEDALKEVAKHARAIGLLANIIQDAGHTQIAPGSKTVCAVGPGPAPLIDQVTGHLKLF from the exons ATGAGTATCTTTGAAACGTTCCTTGAAAATGCTGCAGACGCAAAAGTAGTATTTACCGTTACAGCAATAATGGGTTATTGTTTATACAGAATAATGACAATAtcaaatagaagaaaattagaaGCTTTTGAAGATTCTAATGACTCCTCAAACAATATA GTATATACAGATGAATACGATAATTACAAGCTTATTTTAGTAGTTAGAACTGActtaaaaatgggaaaaggAAAAGTTGCAGCACAATGTGCTCATGCTGCTGTTGCAGCATATAAAGCAGCTacgaaaaattctaaaattttaaaagcttGGGAAGAATGTGGACAAGCCAAAATTACTGTTAAA GTGGACAATGAAGATGCTTTAAAAGAAGTGGCAAAGCATGCCAGAGCTATAGGACTTTTAgcaaatataatacaagatGCTGGACATACACAGATAGCACCAGGAAGTAAAACAGTATGTGCAGTTGGTCCAGGCCCAGCACCACTAATAGATCAAGTAACCGggcatttaaaattgttttaa